Proteins co-encoded in one Leucobacter exalbidus genomic window:
- a CDS encoding peptide MFS transporter: protein MSQITEHDTATKKRSFFGHPWGLANLAGVEMWERFSFYGMQALLAYYIYYSVTDGGLGLPQAVAGSIVGAYGGLVYLSAVLGGWVADRVLGAERTLFTAACMIMAGHLALAFVPGVAGLGIGLILVAVGAGSLKTTTSTVLGDLYTREDGRRDAAFSIYYMGVNIGGLIGPLATSALWGWKGFHWGFALAAIGMALGLVQYMLMRRHTISDASRKPQNPLSAQQKRVWPIIFAAAAIIVVLAVVFGLITAQNLSTVMVALVIITVIVLFTVMLRSKQVTAVERKRVLGFIPLFIASAVFWSLFQQQFTALAFYADTRLDLNVFGIGIPPSMVQSINPIFIIIFAGIFAAMWTKLGDRQPSAPVKFALGTGIMGVAFLCFLPFAGWADKSVPLIAFAGILFLFTIAELFLSPVGQSLATKLAPTAFHSQMVALFFLTVSLGSAASGSLAGLYSAEFEVTYFLVIGLVSIVVAIVLFLVRKPILKLMGGVR, encoded by the coding sequence GTGTCTCAAATCACTGAACACGACACCGCTACGAAGAAACGCAGTTTCTTCGGCCACCCCTGGGGTCTTGCCAACCTCGCGGGCGTTGAAATGTGGGAGCGCTTCAGCTTCTACGGCATGCAGGCCCTGCTGGCCTACTACATCTACTACTCGGTCACCGATGGTGGGCTCGGCCTCCCCCAGGCCGTCGCCGGCTCCATCGTGGGCGCCTACGGTGGGCTCGTCTACCTCTCGGCAGTGCTGGGCGGTTGGGTCGCCGACCGCGTGCTGGGTGCCGAACGCACCCTCTTCACCGCGGCCTGCATGATCATGGCCGGCCACCTCGCGCTGGCCTTCGTGCCCGGCGTTGCTGGCCTCGGGATCGGTCTGATCCTGGTCGCTGTTGGCGCCGGATCCCTCAAGACCACCACCTCCACGGTGCTCGGTGATCTCTACACCCGCGAAGATGGCCGCCGCGATGCCGCGTTCTCCATCTACTACATGGGCGTCAACATTGGTGGCCTCATCGGCCCCCTCGCGACCAGCGCCCTGTGGGGTTGGAAGGGCTTCCACTGGGGCTTTGCCCTCGCCGCGATCGGCATGGCCCTCGGACTTGTCCAGTACATGCTGATGCGCCGTCACACCATCTCCGACGCGAGCCGCAAGCCGCAAAACCCGCTCTCTGCACAGCAGAAGCGCGTTTGGCCCATCATCTTCGCCGCTGCTGCCATTATCGTGGTGCTCGCGGTTGTGTTCGGTCTCATCACGGCTCAGAACCTGTCCACTGTCATGGTCGCGCTCGTCATCATCACCGTCATTGTGCTGTTCACAGTGATGCTCCGCAGCAAGCAGGTCACCGCGGTTGAGCGCAAGCGTGTCCTTGGATTCATTCCGCTGTTCATCGCCTCGGCAGTGTTCTGGTCGCTGTTCCAGCAGCAGTTCACGGCGCTCGCGTTCTACGCAGACACCCGCCTCGATCTGAACGTCTTCGGCATCGGCATCCCGCCGAGCATGGTGCAGTCGATCAACCCGATCTTCATCATCATCTTCGCCGGCATCTTTGCCGCGATGTGGACGAAGCTGGGCGACCGCCAACCTTCGGCCCCAGTGAAGTTCGCGCTGGGTACCGGCATCATGGGCGTTGCATTCCTGTGCTTCTTGCCCTTCGCAGGCTGGGCCGACAAGTCGGTGCCGCTGATCGCATTCGCCGGCATCCTGTTCCTGTTCACGATCGCGGAGCTGTTCTTGTCACCTGTGGGCCAGTCGCTCGCGACGAAGCTCGCCCCCACCGCATTCCACTCGCAGATGGTGGCGCTGTTCTTCCTCACTGTGTCGCTGGGTTCGGCAGCCTCGGGCTCGCTCGCTGGCCTCTATTCGGCTGAGTTCGAGGTGACGTACTTCCTCGTGATCGGCCTCGTGTCGATCGTGGTCGCGATCGTACTGTTCCTCGTGCGCAAGCCAATCCTCAAGCTCATGGGCGGCGTGCGCTAG
- a CDS encoding extracellular solute-binding protein has translation MKKTIIPASALLAVGALLVTGCSGGSSPAEPAPEITAPVAGEVPDGILDGYSLTYAGDGGPSQEAQDAAFFTPFAEASGVTFSQDSPQTLAKVESQVKSGNIQWDMVSTTDNVVALNCGTLFEPLDMSKLDISHMPESLQSGTKCGIPSIVYATVLAYNTDTFVDAAPTNWADFFDTDKFPGQRALYSGDGSVDSGTVQAGALAAGWDPKTAFTMDWAQKGIDVIDKAKEDIVFYSTGAQAQQMIESGEAKLAGVWSGRALTAAQNGASVDVAWDQWISLVDNFAIVKGTKNAEQAYYAMNYALGAEQQTKWMEESGYSPVNTEATPEVDALTQSFILTTPEREATGVTVDLDFWSDPATVEQLQDRWSALVAGA, from the coding sequence ATGAAGAAAACGATTATCCCCGCCAGTGCCCTGCTCGCAGTGGGCGCGTTACTCGTTACCGGCTGCTCAGGTGGAAGCAGTCCGGCCGAACCTGCCCCGGAAATCACGGCCCCGGTTGCCGGAGAAGTTCCCGACGGGATATTGGACGGGTACAGCTTGACTTATGCCGGTGACGGCGGTCCCTCCCAGGAAGCACAGGATGCCGCATTCTTTACGCCGTTTGCGGAGGCCTCAGGTGTTACGTTCAGCCAAGACTCCCCGCAAACCCTCGCGAAGGTTGAATCCCAGGTGAAGTCGGGAAATATTCAGTGGGACATGGTCTCAACAACGGACAACGTCGTCGCGCTCAACTGCGGCACACTGTTTGAACCGCTCGACATGTCAAAACTCGATATCTCTCACATGCCTGAGAGCCTTCAAAGCGGAACCAAGTGCGGTATCCCATCGATCGTTTATGCAACTGTTCTCGCTTACAACACTGACACCTTCGTAGATGCTGCCCCTACTAACTGGGCAGACTTCTTTGACACGGACAAGTTCCCCGGCCAGCGTGCGCTATATAGCGGTGACGGATCAGTGGACAGCGGCACGGTGCAGGCCGGTGCGCTAGCCGCCGGGTGGGACCCCAAGACTGCATTCACGATGGACTGGGCACAAAAGGGCATTGACGTCATCGACAAAGCCAAGGAAGACATCGTCTTCTACTCGACAGGGGCGCAGGCTCAACAAATGATCGAGTCTGGTGAAGCAAAATTGGCGGGTGTGTGGAGCGGCCGGGCGCTGACTGCAGCCCAGAACGGCGCCTCAGTTGACGTGGCGTGGGACCAATGGATCTCTCTCGTGGATAACTTCGCAATTGTTAAGGGCACCAAGAATGCCGAGCAGGCCTACTACGCCATGAACTACGCGCTGGGCGCTGAGCAGCAAACGAAATGGATGGAAGAAAGCGGATACTCGCCGGTTAATACAGAGGCAACACCGGAAGTTGACGCATTGACGCAGAGCTTCATTCTTACAACTCCCGAACGTGAAGCTACAGGCGTCACCGTTGATCTCGATTTCTGGTCTGATCCCGCAACGGTTGAACAGCTCCAGGACCGTTGGTCAGCGCTCGTCGCAGGCGCATAA
- a CDS encoding MFS transporter, protein MSTSHTQAGVIAAEEKRSWAPMVGLFLAQVLMSFNVAALPISLGGMVEDFGVPPTTASTTIVVYGIAVAALVMTGAKLGQRVGWVLIFRVVIVVFAASSAIMIFAPSIGWAIGGQVLAGAAAAIIVPSLVALIAENYRGGQQATAVGSLGSARAFSGMSALLIGGTLGTLVGWRPVFGITLALAVVVFVMSFGLRSDRGDRSVKIDIVASVLIGAGIVMLTLGFNNLNGWGVLHTSEAAPFSILGLSPAPVLMVLGVVFGQLFFMRTRKRMREGKAPLVDLGVLTRPEERAAIYAMFIIVAMEAAMNFTLPTYIQVVQGRTPFDTSLAMMPFNLTVFVTATVIVRFYKRFAPRPIALFAFVLTTVALLWLAFVVTNNWETLPTILGLVVFGIGQGALVTLVFNVLVTAAPKELAGDVGSLRGTAQNLASAVGTAVMGAVLVTMLTFGVTQAADEHPDLPAELVAQVDLDSVNFVSNEGLRSALEGTTATPAQVESAVVVNEEQRLRTLKLGFLILAGISSIAALPASRLPKYRPEEIPDPSEPPTK, encoded by the coding sequence ATGAGTACATCGCATACGCAGGCCGGAGTCATCGCAGCAGAAGAGAAACGCTCGTGGGCTCCCATGGTGGGGCTCTTCCTTGCGCAAGTACTCATGTCGTTCAACGTCGCCGCGCTGCCCATCTCCCTGGGCGGCATGGTGGAAGACTTTGGTGTGCCCCCGACCACGGCAAGCACGACGATCGTCGTCTACGGTATCGCCGTGGCCGCGCTCGTGATGACCGGCGCAAAGCTGGGGCAGCGGGTCGGGTGGGTGCTGATCTTCAGGGTCGTTATTGTCGTGTTCGCGGCTTCCTCCGCCATCATGATCTTCGCCCCCAGCATCGGCTGGGCGATCGGTGGGCAAGTTCTCGCGGGTGCCGCAGCAGCCATCATCGTGCCGTCACTCGTGGCGCTGATCGCCGAAAACTACCGCGGCGGCCAGCAGGCCACCGCAGTCGGATCCCTTGGCTCCGCCCGCGCCTTCTCGGGCATGAGCGCCCTCCTCATCGGCGGTACGCTCGGCACGCTGGTGGGGTGGCGACCGGTGTTTGGTATTACGCTCGCGCTCGCCGTCGTGGTGTTTGTGATGAGCTTCGGGCTGCGTTCTGACCGCGGCGACCGCAGCGTGAAGATCGATATTGTTGCCTCGGTTCTCATCGGTGCGGGCATCGTCATGCTCACCCTTGGGTTCAATAATCTCAACGGCTGGGGTGTCCTGCACACAAGCGAGGCCGCACCGTTCTCCATTCTGGGTCTCTCACCGGCACCGGTGCTGATGGTGCTCGGCGTCGTCTTCGGGCAGCTTTTCTTCATGCGCACGCGCAAGCGGATGCGGGAGGGCAAAGCGCCGCTTGTTGATCTCGGTGTGCTCACCCGGCCAGAGGAACGGGCCGCGATATACGCGATGTTCATTATTGTGGCGATGGAAGCCGCGATGAACTTCACCCTGCCGACCTACATTCAGGTGGTGCAGGGACGTACCCCGTTTGATACCTCACTTGCAATGATGCCGTTCAACCTCACCGTGTTTGTGACGGCGACGGTCATTGTGCGCTTCTATAAGCGGTTTGCTCCGCGCCCCATTGCGCTCTTCGCCTTCGTGCTGACGACCGTCGCGCTGCTCTGGCTCGCGTTCGTTGTCACGAACAACTGGGAGACGCTGCCGACCATTCTCGGATTGGTGGTGTTCGGCATTGGGCAGGGCGCCCTCGTGACGCTCGTGTTCAACGTACTGGTCACGGCTGCCCCGAAGGAGCTCGCGGGCGATGTTGGCTCGCTGCGTGGCACGGCTCAGAACCTCGCTTCCGCGGTGGGCACCGCGGTGATGGGGGCGGTGCTCGTCACCATGCTCACTTTCGGCGTCACGCAGGCCGCCGACGAGCACCCCGATCTGCCGGCCGAGTTGGTGGCCCAGGTTGATCTCGACAGCGTGAACTTTGTCAGCAACGAGGGGCTCCGCAGCGCCCTCGAGGGCACCACCGCAACGCCCGCGCAGGTCGAGTCGGCGGTCGTCGTGAATGAGGAGCAGCGCTTGCGCACCCTGAAATTGGGGTTCTTGATCCTTGCCGGGATCAGCTCGATCGCGGCGTTGCCTGCATCAAGGCTTCCGAAGTATCGCCCTGAGGAGATTCCGGATCCGTCAGAACCGCCCACGAAATAG
- a CDS encoding GlsB/YeaQ/YmgE family stress response membrane protein, producing the protein MGFFGFLLLGLIAGAIAKLILPGKQSGGWFVTLLLGVVGAMLGGWLGSLIFGAGLEEFFSLQTWALAIGGSIVVLLIWGLIAGRKRTD; encoded by the coding sequence ATGGGATTCTTTGGCTTTCTACTACTAGGACTCATCGCAGGCGCCATCGCGAAGCTCATCTTGCCTGGTAAACAGAGCGGTGGGTGGTTTGTTACTCTCCTTTTGGGTGTCGTCGGCGCCATGCTGGGAGGCTGGCTGGGCAGCCTCATCTTTGGGGCTGGCCTCGAAGAGTTCTTCTCACTACAAACCTGGGCGCTCGCGATTGGTGGTTCAATCGTTGTGCTGCTGATTTGGGGCCTGATTGCTGGCCGTAAGCGCACGGACTAA
- a CDS encoding ABC transporter ATP-binding protein: MTDDTILEITGLSKHYGEAVALEEVTLSIQRGEFLTFLGPSGSGKTTTLNLIAGFIEPSSGRMLLNDKPIDKLKAHERNLGVVFQHYALFPHMSVAENIAYPLKQRKIARDERDEMVSKALEMVRLSDYAERQPKQLSGGQQQRVALARAVVYRPPILLMDEPLGALDKKLREWLQLELRRIHRELGSTFVYVTHDQEEALVLSDRIAVFNEGRIEQVGTAHELYSEPKTLFVGKFIGESSVFSGRNSGGIVTAQGLAFAGRGSAPDGPVCVLVRPEKLVVADADGVGFGPEIANQIPGVVEDVVYLGSAVKYNVSTPVGEAVVRLAEDDRVAAGIGDKVTVGWATQDGIVLEDSGR; the protein is encoded by the coding sequence ATGACTGACGACACAATTCTCGAGATCACCGGATTATCGAAGCACTATGGAGAGGCGGTAGCTCTCGAAGAGGTGACCCTCAGTATTCAGCGGGGAGAGTTTCTTACGTTCCTGGGTCCCTCCGGCTCAGGGAAGACAACGACTCTGAACCTCATCGCAGGCTTTATTGAGCCGAGTTCTGGCCGTATGCTCCTCAACGATAAGCCGATTGACAAGCTGAAGGCCCACGAGCGAAACTTGGGGGTCGTCTTCCAACACTATGCCCTTTTCCCGCATATGTCGGTTGCTGAGAACATCGCTTACCCTCTGAAACAACGCAAGATTGCTCGTGATGAACGAGACGAGATGGTAAGTAAAGCCCTCGAGATGGTGCGCCTGTCAGATTATGCAGAGCGGCAGCCCAAACAGCTCTCGGGGGGTCAGCAACAACGCGTCGCTCTCGCGCGAGCGGTGGTGTATCGCCCGCCGATCCTGCTCATGGATGAGCCGCTAGGTGCACTCGATAAAAAACTTCGTGAGTGGTTGCAGCTCGAACTTCGTCGTATCCACCGTGAGCTCGGCAGCACCTTTGTATATGTCACACACGACCAAGAAGAAGCACTCGTGCTCTCAGACCGCATCGCCGTCTTTAACGAGGGGAGAATCGAACAGGTGGGTACGGCGCACGAACTCTACAGTGAGCCGAAGACCCTATTCGTAGGTAAATTCATTGGAGAGTCGAGCGTATTTTCTGGGCGAAACTCGGGCGGAATTGTCACGGCCCAGGGTCTCGCGTTTGCAGGCAGGGGGAGCGCACCAGATGGGCCAGTTTGTGTGCTCGTTCGACCTGAGAAATTGGTCGTCGCTGATGCCGATGGGGTAGGTTTCGGGCCTGAGATCGCAAACCAGATTCCGGGTGTAGTAGAGGACGTGGTATATCTCGGCTCGGCCGTGAAATACAACGTTTCCACGCCGGTTGGCGAGGCCGTCGTGCGACTTGCGGAGGACGATCGAGTGGCCGCTGGGATCGGTGACAAGGTCACCGTTGGCTGGGCTACTCAAGACGGTATCGTGCTCGAAGATTCGGGCCGATGA
- a CDS encoding ABC transporter permease, with the protein MNQVSRTTKVLLGAFTTLIAIWLVAPMLIVFPMSFTADASFQFPPREWSARWYESFFTSPQWLGALGNSVLIGVLTAIIATVAGTIAAIAMHRSKSRMAQSAQMLLLTPMIVPPIIAGAGIYTFFLKSNLVGTVFGFVMVHIALALPLVVIAVNASLSGYDQSLELAAASLGAGRLKVFLTVTVPLIAPGVAAGAVFAFVTSFDEVIVSQFMVSPTLQTLPMMMYSSVTRTTDPTIAAAASLILGAIIFAFIFFQFVVAPLARRSKKRTGS; encoded by the coding sequence ATGAATCAAGTTTCACGCACGACAAAAGTGCTACTGGGTGCTTTCACCACACTGATTGCGATCTGGCTGGTTGCCCCGATGCTGATCGTGTTCCCGATGTCGTTCACCGCAGACGCCAGCTTTCAATTCCCCCCTCGAGAATGGTCCGCGAGATGGTATGAATCTTTCTTTACGAGCCCGCAGTGGTTGGGAGCACTCGGTAATTCAGTGCTCATTGGAGTACTCACCGCAATTATTGCGACGGTTGCTGGCACGATTGCAGCTATTGCAATGCACCGTTCAAAGAGTCGTATGGCGCAGTCAGCGCAGATGCTTCTCCTCACTCCGATGATCGTCCCGCCCATCATTGCTGGAGCAGGAATCTACACGTTTTTTTTGAAGAGCAACCTTGTCGGAACTGTCTTTGGTTTCGTTATGGTGCATATTGCGCTAGCTCTTCCGCTCGTGGTCATCGCGGTAAATGCGAGTTTGTCGGGCTACGACCAAAGCCTTGAGCTTGCCGCGGCCAGCCTCGGCGCGGGGCGCCTCAAAGTATTTCTCACGGTTACTGTTCCGCTCATTGCTCCCGGAGTAGCTGCCGGCGCCGTATTTGCGTTTGTGACGAGCTTCGACGAAGTTATCGTCTCCCAATTCATGGTGAGCCCGACTCTTCAAACCTTGCCCATGATGATGTATTCAAGTGTCACGAGGACCACCGATCCAACGATTGCGGCCGCGGCATCACTCATTCTCGGGGCGATCATCTTCGCCTTTATTTTCTTCCAGTTTGTTGTCGCGCCGCTGGCCCGGCGTTCGAAGAAGCGGACTGGATCATGA
- a CDS encoding NAD(P)/FAD-dependent oxidoreductase, with amino-acid sequence MTKKSYARQATSLWLDTLPSLDYRAPLDGNVTCDVAIIGAGLTGLWTAYYLSEFDPSLDIAVIERETAGFGPSGRNGGWLTSGMAGTPGAFGIRPHSPEHRAAEAATREAVDEVGRVVAAEGIDCDYLKAGMLAIANTAPQEKRLRANLANDRKLGLGDDDVRQLSVDEVATYARIPDMRIGSLNRAAARVNPAKLTRGLADVCERRGVTIYEGTEALEYGPRKVRCASGTVTAKHVIRATESYTVQMKKESRRFLPLYSLMIATEPLPQTVWDEIGWSDGLLIQDTRHLFFYAQRTADGRIAIGGRGAPYDFGSPISRASEENEQVKTRLIGALKKHFPAVGNAEITHHWGGSLGVPRDWTMSVTYDSATGVGSSGGYSGHGVAAANIGGKALAHLITEKDDAGLSQPWIGHKSRNWEPEPLRFIASRAIISILEKADNKEDATGKVAHSALLVSPFMPGH; translated from the coding sequence ATGACGAAGAAATCCTACGCACGGCAGGCGACCAGCCTGTGGCTTGATACGCTCCCCAGCCTCGACTACCGTGCGCCGTTAGACGGCAACGTCACTTGTGATGTCGCCATCATCGGTGCCGGCCTTACCGGGCTGTGGACCGCTTACTATCTGTCTGAGTTCGACCCCAGCCTCGACATTGCCGTAATCGAACGTGAGACTGCAGGCTTCGGGCCTTCAGGTCGAAACGGCGGCTGGTTGACTAGCGGTATGGCTGGAACACCCGGCGCGTTCGGCATTCGCCCGCACTCACCTGAACACCGTGCCGCTGAAGCGGCGACCCGTGAAGCTGTCGACGAGGTTGGTCGAGTCGTTGCCGCAGAAGGCATTGACTGCGACTATCTCAAAGCAGGCATGCTCGCGATCGCGAATACAGCCCCGCAAGAAAAACGACTGCGAGCAAACCTTGCAAATGATCGCAAGCTGGGGCTTGGTGATGATGATGTGCGTCAGCTCAGTGTCGATGAAGTCGCAACATATGCGCGCATTCCAGATATGCGGATAGGCTCGCTGAATCGTGCGGCAGCGCGGGTGAATCCCGCGAAGCTCACCCGTGGACTTGCCGATGTTTGTGAGCGACGAGGCGTCACTATTTACGAAGGCACTGAAGCGCTTGAATACGGTCCACGGAAGGTGCGTTGCGCGTCGGGAACGGTCACCGCGAAGCATGTGATTCGAGCAACAGAGTCCTACACCGTGCAGATGAAGAAGGAATCACGTCGATTCTTGCCACTGTATTCATTGATGATCGCTACCGAACCGCTTCCCCAGACGGTTTGGGATGAAATCGGATGGTCTGACGGTCTCCTGATCCAGGATACCCGTCACCTGTTCTTCTACGCACAGCGCACGGCAGATGGCCGCATCGCCATCGGAGGTCGTGGCGCCCCGTACGACTTTGGATCGCCAATTTCTCGGGCGTCAGAGGAAAACGAGCAGGTCAAGACACGGCTGATCGGTGCACTGAAGAAGCACTTCCCCGCAGTGGGTAACGCAGAAATCACGCATCATTGGGGCGGTTCGCTTGGCGTACCTCGCGACTGGACCATGAGCGTGACGTACGACTCCGCGACCGGCGTTGGCAGTTCCGGAGGGTATTCAGGGCACGGAGTCGCGGCTGCGAATATTGGAGGCAAAGCGCTGGCTCACTTGATCACAGAAAAAGACGATGCCGGATTATCTCAACCATGGATCGGTCATAAATCGCGTAACTGGGAACCAGAGCCGCTTCGATTCATCGCCTCCCGAGCCATTATTTCCATTCTCGAGAAGGCAGATAACAAGGAAGATGCGACGGGGAAAGTAGCTCATTCCGCACTCCTAGTGAGCCCGTTTATGCCTGGACACTAG
- the glsA gene encoding glutaminase A → MFKADVQDVAQRAFTGGLPSKTRVNEVLAEAHARYAPHNDGVVADYIPILAEADPSMFGLSLVGVNGHTHQVGDAEIAFSIQSISKAFVFALVCEAIGHNAVHDRVGVNNTGLPFNSVMALELHDGSPMNPMVNAGAIATTAMMPATSGEERWQLIRNGLSRFAGRELMLDGEVYRSESLTNQRNHAIAKLLDSYDRLDANAEDTVDVYTRQCALAVTAQDLAVMGATLADGGVNPITGEQVVSAEVSRDTLAVLASCGMYERSGEWLFEIGLPAKSGVAGGIVAISPGKGALGTYSPPLDEAGNSVRGQRACAYLSRALGLNLFASTPTQNLSVSREESLA, encoded by the coding sequence GTGTTCAAAGCTGATGTGCAAGATGTCGCCCAGCGGGCGTTCACTGGAGGGCTCCCGTCAAAAACACGGGTCAACGAGGTGCTCGCCGAAGCCCACGCCCGGTACGCCCCACACAATGACGGTGTGGTCGCCGACTACATTCCGATTCTCGCCGAAGCCGACCCGTCGATGTTTGGGCTGTCCCTGGTGGGCGTCAACGGACACACCCATCAGGTGGGTGACGCCGAGATAGCCTTTTCGATCCAGTCGATTTCAAAAGCGTTTGTGTTCGCGCTCGTGTGCGAGGCGATTGGCCACAACGCGGTGCACGATCGCGTCGGCGTCAACAACACCGGGCTGCCATTTAACTCGGTGATGGCGCTCGAACTGCACGACGGCAGCCCGATGAACCCGATGGTGAACGCGGGCGCCATCGCCACGACCGCGATGATGCCGGCCACCTCCGGTGAAGAGCGTTGGCAGCTCATTCGAAACGGGCTCTCCCGCTTCGCCGGGCGCGAGCTGATGCTCGATGGCGAGGTATATCGCTCCGAGAGCCTCACCAACCAGCGCAACCACGCCATTGCCAAGCTCCTCGACAGCTACGACCGTCTCGACGCCAACGCTGAGGACACCGTCGACGTGTATACCCGGCAGTGCGCGCTCGCAGTGACAGCGCAGGACCTTGCAGTCATGGGTGCGACGCTCGCCGATGGCGGCGTCAACCCCATCACTGGTGAACAGGTCGTCTCCGCGGAGGTGAGCCGCGACACCTTGGCAGTGCTCGCCTCCTGTGGCATGTATGAACGGTCGGGGGAGTGGCTGTTTGAGATTGGGCTTCCCGCGAAATCTGGAGTAGCGGGTGGTATCGTCGCGATCTCACCGGGCAAGGGTGCCCTCGGTACCTACTCACCTCCGCTCGACGAAGCGGGCAATAGCGTACGCGGCCAGCGAGCCTGCGCCTACCTGAGTCGCGCACTTGGGCTGAACCTGTTCGCGTCGACTCCCACGCAGAACCTGTCGGTATCTAGAGAGGAGAGCCTCGCATGA
- a CDS encoding CsbD family protein — translation MSVDDKFKHEAQDLLGKAKEAQGKLTGDDSKEAEGKVEQATAKLKKAGENVKDIFK, via the coding sequence ATGAGTGTTGACGACAAGTTCAAGCATGAAGCTCAAGACCTTTTGGGCAAAGCGAAAGAAGCTCAGGGCAAGCTCACCGGCGATGACAGCAAGGAAGCCGAAGGCAAGGTCGAGCAAGCCACCGCGAAGCTAAAGAAGGCTGGCGAGAACGTTAAGGACATCTTCAAATAA
- a CDS encoding ABC transporter permease — protein sequence MPQSPRTSEISTLSTRAIRTAALPKQRRPLSESGRKRPGLLLALLPAFVVLAIFYFYPMFSVLLMSFTDPEPGLQNFEWFFSQPVNLQVLWRTLIISFWVTIICVILAFPFAFFLTIVKPSTRGLLMLVVLIPFWTSMVVRTFAWVILLQDSGPIGQFMKLFGVDELGIMRTPTAVLIGMAQVLMPFVVLPIYTTMSKIDMRLLTAARSLGARPSKAFVTVYLPLSLPGIASGTLLCFVMALGFYITPAMLGSSREAFLSTLIQGQVQGQSNWGYGSAIGLVLLVVTLIILGVTSAIGRKTGGSVHDMVGGSKA from the coding sequence ATGCCACAGTCGCCACGCACGTCCGAAATATCTACACTGTCTACGCGGGCTATCCGCACCGCAGCGTTGCCGAAGCAGCGCCGACCACTATCCGAGTCGGGCCGAAAACGACCTGGCCTCCTCCTCGCGTTGCTTCCGGCATTCGTCGTGCTCGCGATTTTCTATTTCTACCCGATGTTCAGCGTCTTGTTGATGTCGTTCACGGACCCCGAACCTGGTCTGCAAAACTTTGAATGGTTCTTCTCGCAGCCGGTGAACTTGCAAGTGCTGTGGCGCACTTTGATCATCAGCTTTTGGGTCACCATTATTTGCGTCATTTTGGCTTTCCCGTTCGCGTTCTTCCTCACTATTGTGAAGCCGAGTACACGCGGTCTCCTAATGCTTGTGGTGCTCATTCCGTTCTGGACAAGCATGGTCGTGCGCACCTTCGCGTGGGTTATTCTGCTGCAAGACTCTGGGCCAATAGGACAGTTCATGAAGCTGTTTGGCGTGGACGAACTCGGCATCATGCGCACTCCCACTGCGGTGCTCATCGGCATGGCGCAGGTGCTCATGCCGTTCGTAGTACTTCCGATCTATACAACGATGTCGAAGATCGATATGCGGCTGTTGACGGCAGCTCGGAGTCTGGGCGCACGCCCTTCAAAAGCATTTGTGACCGTGTATCTTCCGCTCTCTTTACCAGGTATCGCCTCCGGGACGCTGCTGTGCTTTGTGATGGCGTTGGGTTTCTACATCACCCCAGCCATGCTCGGTAGCTCACGAGAGGCATTTCTCTCGACACTCATTCAGGGTCAGGTGCAGGGCCAATCGAATTGGGGATACGGGTCAGCTATCGGGCTGGTCCTCCTGGTGGTCACCCTCATCATTTTGGGAGTCACCTCGGCAATCGGACGAAAAACTGGGGGTTCGGTTCACGACATGGTCGGAGGGAGTAAAGCATGA
- a CDS encoding alpha/beta fold hydrolase, with protein MESAEQRYVSGDVTIVYTETSPKPHAEPYRVRSATERVFILVHGIGMGRIVYQDVVPILAEHGRVVALDLPGFGDSPEPGSKTTIEETAQNVARFMRDKGLSPAVLVGHSMGTQVVAQLAASDPDLVSGLVLIAPTINRHERSAVKQAERMMQDMSGEGLKVLATGVVEYFKTSSLWFISKLKVMLAHRLEEVCQRVQVPTLVLWGETDKVCPREWVAEVAAALPDSTMRAIPDRGHEAIIKSPEPVATMILEYVDTL; from the coding sequence ATGGAGAGCGCAGAGCAGCGATACGTCTCAGGAGACGTGACCATTGTGTACACAGAGACGAGCCCAAAGCCCCATGCGGAGCCTTACCGAGTGAGAAGCGCGACTGAGCGAGTGTTCATCCTCGTTCACGGCATCGGCATGGGCCGTATCGTCTACCAGGATGTTGTGCCCATTTTGGCTGAGCATGGCCGGGTAGTTGCTCTCGATCTACCTGGGTTTGGTGACTCACCTGAGCCTGGCTCGAAGACCACGATTGAAGAGACGGCACAGAATGTCGCCCGGTTCATGCGCGACAAAGGTCTGAGCCCCGCGGTCCTGGTCGGCCACTCGATGGGCACGCAGGTCGTGGCGCAGCTCGCGGCGAGCGACCCTGATCTCGTATCTGGGCTGGTGCTCATCGCACCCACGATCAATCGTCATGAGCGCTCGGCGGTGAAGCAGGCCGAACGCATGATGCAGGACATGAGCGGTGAGGGGCTGAAGGTGCTCGCAACCGGCGTCGTCGAGTACTTCAAAACGAGCTCGCTGTGGTTCATCAGCAAGCTTAAGGTGATGCTTGCGCACCGCCTCGAGGAGGTGTGCCAGCGGGTTCAGGTACCTACCCTCGTACTCTGGGGCGAGACCGATAAGGTTTGCCCGCGCGAGTGGGTGGCCGAGGTCGCGGCGGCACTGCCCGATTCGACGATGCGCGCGATTCCAGATCGCGGCCACGAGGCCATTATCAAGAGCCCCGAGCCCGTGGCCACCATGATTTTGGAGTACGTGGATACGCTCTGA